One Candidatus Rokuibacteriota bacterium genomic region harbors:
- a CDS encoding SDR family NAD(P)-dependent oxidoreductase yields MLKEKVAVVTGAGRGIGHEIAVLMAREGAKVVVNDFGGKEDGSGGASGPADEVVSEIKALGGQAIASYDSVATMAGGRNIIQVALDHFGRVDIVVNNAGILRDRMIFNMTEEEWDAVLDTHLKGTFAVTRAAVPHMREQKWGRIINMTSTSGLVGNVGQANYAAAKLGIVGFTRVVALDMARYNVTANSISPFAWTRMIGTIPTETETQRQRVEKLKQLSPAHIAPMAVFLASEEARDVSGQVFGVRGKEIMLFCHMRPIRTIHHGEGWTPQRLAEIFPGTLRHHLVPLETSGQYFAYDPLV; encoded by the coding sequence ATGCTCAAGGAGAAGGTAGCGGTGGTGACTGGCGCCGGCCGGGGGATCGGCCACGAGATCGCCGTCCTCATGGCGCGGGAGGGCGCCAAGGTGGTTGTGAACGATTTCGGCGGGAAGGAAGACGGGAGCGGTGGAGCGAGCGGGCCCGCCGACGAGGTGGTGAGCGAGATCAAGGCGCTGGGTGGCCAGGCTATAGCGAGCTACGACTCCGTGGCGACGATGGCCGGCGGGCGGAACATCATCCAGGTGGCGCTGGACCACTTCGGCCGGGTCGACATCGTGGTCAACAACGCCGGCATCCTCCGCGATCGGATGATCTTCAACATGACGGAGGAGGAGTGGGACGCGGTCCTCGACACCCACCTCAAGGGGACCTTCGCGGTGACCCGCGCTGCCGTGCCGCACATGCGGGAGCAGAAGTGGGGGCGCATCATCAACATGACGTCGACCTCCGGGCTGGTCGGCAACGTCGGCCAGGCCAACTACGCGGCAGCCAAGCTGGGCATCGTCGGGTTCACGCGGGTGGTCGCGCTGGACATGGCGCGGTACAACGTCACGGCGAACAGTATCTCGCCGTTCGCGTGGACGCGGATGATCGGCACCATCCCCACCGAGACCGAGACCCAGCGGCAGCGCGTGGAAAAGCTCAAGCAGCTCTCGCCGGCCCACATCGCTCCGATGGCGGTCTTCCTGGCCTCCGAGGAGGCCCGCGACGTGAGCGGTCAGGTCTTCGGCGTGCGGGGCAAGGAGATCATGCTCTTCTGCCACATGCGACCGATCCGTACGATCCACCATGGGGAGGGGTGGACGCCTCAACGCCTCGCCGAGATTTTCCCCGGAACCCTCCGCCACCACCTGGTCCCGCTGGAGACGTCGGGCCAGTACTTCGCCTACGATCCGCTCGTATAG